Proteins from one Mercurialis annua linkage group LG7, ddMerAnnu1.2, whole genome shotgun sequence genomic window:
- the LOC126654775 gene encoding pentatricopeptide repeat-containing protein At4g19191, mitochondrial-like produces the protein MCTAGGSFSSVSDRSCVTWTAIISGYAEKGNMEEALKLFNAMGAAGEKPDLITVLSVISGCGQTGVLEIGKWIDAYADSNCLKHNAIICNALIDMYAKCGNIDDAWYIFTTMPDRTVVTWTTMIAGCALGGLFEVSLDLFNQMVYSGLKPNHITFLSVLQACTHGGFLEKGWECFNMMTEIYKINPGLDHYSCMVDLLGRKGKIKEAFEFVQAMPIKPDAAIWSSLLSSCKIYQNVQIGEYAAHRVIEMEPHVSYPYVALANIYASAGRWNGVARIRTMMKNKRVIKSPGQSLLEINGKTHAFTVEDRGHYNGELIYDILDCLVLQSKDDETSQQLDSTLEHVLESIS, from the exons ATGTGTACAGCCGGAGGCAGTTTTTCAAG CGTAAGCGACAGAAGCTGTGTTACATGGACTGCAATAATCAGTGGTTATGCTGAGAAAGGAAATATGGAGGAAGCGTTGAAACTGTTTAATGCTATGGGAGCAGCCGGTGAGAAACCTGATTTGATTACTGTACTGTCTGTGATTTCAGGTTGTGGCCAAACCGGAGTTCTTGAAATTGGAAAGTGGATTGATGCCTATGCAGATTCTAATTGTTTAAAGCATAACGCTATTATTTGCAATGCGTTGATAGACATGTATGCAAAATGTGGAAACATAGATGATGCGTGGTATATCTTCACTACTATGCCTGATAGAACCGTTGTCACTTGGACAACCATGATTGCTGGATGTGCTCTTGGTGGACTATTTGAAGTGTCTTTAGATCTTTTTAACCAAATGGTGTACTCCGGACTGAAGCCAAATCACATTACGTTCCTTTCCGTACTTCAAGCTTGTACTCATGGCGGTTTTCTTGAGAAAGGATGGGAGTGCTTCAATATGATGACTGAAATCTACAAAATAAACCCAGGATTAGATCATTATTCCTGCATGGTAGATCTCCTCGGACGTAAAGGAAAGATTAAAGAGGCGTTTGAGTTTGTTCAAGCAATGCCTATCAAACCCGATGCTGCCATTTGGAGCTCATTGCTCAGTTCCTGCAAGATATACCAAAATGTTCAGATTGGTGAATATGCAGCTCATCGAGTTATAGAAATGGAGCCACATGTGTCGTATCCATATGTGGCTTTGGCAAACATATATGCATCCGCCGGAAGATGGAATGGAGTTGCAAGGATAAGAAcaatgatgaaaaataaaagggtGATAAAGTCTCCAGGACAAAGCTTACTAGAAATAAATGGGAAAACTCATGCATTTACTGTTGAAGACAGAGGTCATTATAATGGGGAGCTTATATATGATATTTTGGACTGTCTGGTTTTGCAATCAAAGGATGACGAGACATCACAGCAGTTAGATTCTACTCTGGAGCATGTGTTAGAAAGCATCAGTTAG
- the LOC126656778 gene encoding pentatricopeptide repeat-containing protein At4g19191, mitochondrial-like, whose protein sequence is MVRSSLCSRHNQFSNLSITININTFNSQIRQAVNQDNPQKALTLFRELKQLGLQPNNLTFPFLSKACAKLSSLGHSKIIHTHVIKSPFHFNVFVQTALVDMYMKCHQVELAYKVFVKMPERDVAAWNVMLLGFSQLGFSDRVFWMFREMRFDGILPDSVTVMGVSRAILAVRELELAKGVHSYGVRSGIDSEVSVSNTWISLYAKCGDLAMAESDAVGWILS, encoded by the exons ATGGTTAGATCTTCACTCTGCTCTCGCCATAACCAATTTTCAAATCTTTCAATAACCATCAATATTAACACATTTAACTCCCAAATCCGACAAGCTGTAAATCAAGACAACCCCCAAAAAGCCCTAACCCTGTTTCGCGAGTTGAAACAATTAGGGTTACAACCCAACAACTTGACCTTTCCTTTCCTATCCAAAGCCTGTGCGAAGCTCTCCAGTCTCGGACACTCTAAGATCATCCATACCCATGTCATAAAATCACCCTTTCACTTCAATGTCTTTGTCCAGACAGCTCTGGTTGACATGTACATGAAATGTCATCAGGTGGAGTTAGCATACAAGGTGTTTGTTAAAATGCCTGAGAGAGATGTTGCTGCTTGGAATGTGATGCTTTTGGGTTTTTCTCAACTGGGGTTTTCGGATAGAGTGTTTTGGATGTTTCGCGAGATGAGGTTTGATGGGATTTTGCCAGATTCAGTTACGGTTATGGGAGTGAGTCGAGCGATATTGGCTGTTAGGGAATTGGAGTTAGCTAAAGGGGTTCATTCGTATGGGGTTCGTAGTGGGATAGACAGTGAGGTTTCTGTTTCTAATACTTGGATATCTTTGTATGCTAAATGTGGCGATTTGGCGATGGCTGAATCG GATGCTGTGGGATGGATTTTGTCCTGA